The genomic DNA AAAACTTCTTCAATGGCTCTTGGCAGCCGGTGAATTTCATCAATAAACAAAACATCTCCAGGCTCAAGCGCTGTTAGAATTGCAGCCAAGTCCCCTGGGCGTTCAATGGCGGGACCGGATGTTGTTCGAATACTTACTCCCATCTCATGAGAAATAATTGTTGCAAGGGTTGTCTTCCCTAACCCTGGAGGTCCATATAGAAGCACATGATCAAGGCTTTCTTGACGAAGCTTAGCCGCCTTAATAAAAACTTCTAAATTCTCCTTTACTTTCGTTTGACCGATATATTGTCTTAAGGTTTGGGGACGTAAGCTTTGCTCAAACGTAATATCTTGATTATCAGCTTCATTTGATATAATTCGTTCTTCCACCAATACATCACCCTCACTAATTTTTGAAGAAATTTTTTATTTTAACAGCTTCTGTAATGCAAGCTTTATATATTGATCTGTCGTCCGTTTTTCCTTTTGTAAACTAGGAGTAATCTTTGCCAATTCTCTTTCAGAGTAACCTAATGCTTTCAAAGCCAAAATAGCGTCGTCAAACTCAACAGAACTTTTTGTATTTTTTTCAGGTTTGACATTCGCTGCTGGTGAATATGAAAAATGGTCTAATTTTCCTTTCAGGTCTAGAATCATTTGCCGGGCAGTTTTCTTCCCTACTCCTGGAAATTTCATTAAAAATGCATCGTCCTCTTTCTCAATCGCTTGTACTAGTTGTTCTGGCTGACCAGATGCTAAAATAGCTAAAGCCCCTTTCGGACCAATCCCTGTTACACTGATTAGCTTAATAAATAGCGCTTTTTCTTCACGCGATTGAAAACCATATAAGGCTAAAATATCTTCCCTTACATGCTGGTACGTGTAAATGATTCATTCCTCTTCTAGCTTTCCCGAGTATACAAACGGATTAGGAGTAGCAATTTGATATCCAATCCCATTATTTTTTCAATTACAACATATTCAGGTCCGACAAAATGAATCCGTCCTTTAATAAACTCATACAATTTACTTCGCTCCTCTGTCTTCATCGTACATCATTGTAACATACCGCTAAAAAAAAATTAACATCTTAATAGCTTAGACACAACAAAAAAATAGGAAAAAGGACCGGATAATCCGATCCTTCAAATCACTAATTAAAATAAAAGCCTTCAGACTAATCAAGGTCTTACATCGAAGAATATAAGTGCCTTTAATTTTTTTTGCTTTTCTAGTAAAGAGTAATGTTGAAATGCTTCTATCACTTCAAAATATTTGTCTTTTGTTCTTATCGGTATTCCCTTTTTCAATTGATCATGCAGCTGACTTTCTAATTTTTTTACATCAATTTGAAAAAAAGATTGAATAACATTGGCATCTTCTGGTTTACCATAAAAATCGTAAAGATCCCTTCCTCAGTTATTCCAAAAAATCCGTTTTCTTTTAGAACGGGGAAAAATATCATCAACTTGCTGCTGAAAAAAACAGCCTTTCCTTCTTGCAAATCGATTAAATTCCACTCATCATATTTTGCCCAGAAATCCTCTAAGGACCATATCGTTTCAACAATTTCTTCTTCGCTCATTTCTCCATCTAAGTATACTCGCTCTAAAATGATTGATAATTTTAATGGATCAGATACATGCAAATCAGAATCCGCAATCACTTTTTTTTGATTCATAATAATCATTACACAAACAAATATGACAGAAACGATCATTTTTAATATTGTTAACATGGTCCATCTGGATCTCATCATGATCACCTCTATATTATTAAAAAGCTGTTTTTATTATTTATAGTTTAACCACACATGACAAGTTTATCCAAATTAAAAACCTGTAATATAAATTTTTTACAGACTTGCTAAAAATAAAAACAATAGGCACCTGAAATTTTATATTCAGGCGCCCAAATTTTTTCTGTTTTTAGTTCATGTAATGAGTCTGATGGAACAATTCAAATATTGACTTTGTAAAAATCAGTGTTCTATTTATCGCACATTACTCTTCTTCAAAATTATGATAAACATCTTGAACATCATCATCATCTTCAAGCATGTCTAACATTTTCTCCATTTTAGCCGCTTGTTCTTCCGGCAATTTCGTATATGTTTGCGGTACCATTGTTATTTCAGCTTCAACAAACGTAAAGCCAGCTTGAGATAAATTTTCTTTTACAGTAAAAAAGCTTTCTTGATCTGTAAAAATTTCAAAAACTTCGTCACTTGTTTCAAGTTCCTCTCCACCAGCTTCGATGACTTGAAGCAGCATTTCATCCTCATCAAGATCAAGTCCTTCTCTCGAAATAGCTAAATATCCTTTTCGATCAAAAAGATAAGAAACACAGCCACTTTCACCAAGGTTTCCGCTATTCTTTGAAAAGGCGAGTCGAACATTTGATGCTGTCCTGTTTTTATTGTCTGTTAAACATGAAACCATTACAGCTACTCCCCCTGGACCGTAGCCTTCATAAATGATTTCTTCATAATGGGCACCATCTGTATTCCCTGTCGCTTTGTTAATTGCACGTTGAATATTATCGTTTGGCATGTTAGCTTCTTTTGCCTTATCAATTACTAAGCGTAGAGCCGCATTCGTTGCAGGATCTCCACCGCCGCTTTTAGCTGCTACATAAAGCTCCTTAGCAAATTTCATAAATACTTTTCCACGTTTAGCATCTTGGGCATTTTTACGCCGTTGAATGTTTTTCCATTTAGAATGTCCAGCCATTCTAAATCCCCTCTCTTTAAAAAATACATAGCACTCGTTTAAACAAGGCTTTCTTACTTTATTACAATAAAAGTCCATTTTTACTATAACATAAAAAAAGAACAGAAACAAAAGAGCAAAGATCATAAAGATCATTTGTTCTAATTGTTTCTGTCATAAGATTAACGTTGACTATTACGAGTATTAGTTAATGTCCCTTCATCAATGACAACTTTAATCGATTTTCCATTTAGAAAAGGATTAACCCTTTGTTTAATTTTTTTCTTTGTTTCTTTTTCTTTTGCTTGATCAAATAAAACAACCGAAATTAAAACCTTTTCATCACCGTAAGCGATTGAATGAATATCCTTCACATTATCAGTCTCTGCAGTCACTTTTTCAATTTGATTTACAAGCTCTCTAACGTGAGCATTTTCATGCTTCGTTCTATCAACATTTAAGTGCCCATGATAATTTGCATCAGCATGACTATAATGATGATCACGCTTAAACCAGTTTAGGTTATTTCTTATATTTGTTCTGCTGTTATTCCCATCTTCACCTAAAGTACGATCAAGCATATCGATTACAGGACCATCGTTGTCATTAAAAAAGTTTGAATTATTTTGTTGATGGTTTTCATTTGAATAGTAACCGATCGGTTGAGTTTGATCAGTATAACGTTCATCTTGAACTGCCGTTTCATCATTCATATTACACCCTGCTAAGCTAGATGCAACGAGTGCAGTAAGTGAAAATGAATAACACCATTTCCTCAAATGAAAAACCCCCTCGTTTATATGAGCATACAAATGCTCAAGATTATGTTGTGAGCGAAGGGAATTTTTCATTCTAACAGTTACATCCAGCTATAACTTAAAATTTTGGCGGAATTGCTGCAATTTTTCGTTTATGCTCTGATCGCTCATGTAGCTTTTCAATTATTTCTCGGTCTGTTTCTGGAATTTCTTCTCCTCTTAAATAACGATCAATCATTTCGTAGGTTATTCCCATCTCATTTTCATCTGTTTGACCTTCCCAAAGTCCTGCACTTGGTGGCTTGTTTATAACACTTTCTGGCACATGTAACGTTTTGGCGAGTTCTTTTACCTCTCCTTTTGTAAAATGTACAAGTGGTAATAAATCAACCCCACCATCACCATATTTTGTAAAGTATCCAGTGTACCATTCAGCTGCATTATCTGTTCCAATAACTAAATAGCCATAATTATTAGCAATCGTGTATAATGTTGTCATCCGAAGGCGAGCTCGTGTATTCGCATCACCAATTTTGACCATTTTTTCATTCCATTCATTTTTTGCTTTAAGT from Bacillus aquiflavi includes the following:
- a CDS encoding BofC C-terminal domain-containing protein — translated: MQSFFQIDVKKLESQLHDQLKKGIPIRTKDKYFEVIEAFQHYSLLEKQKKLKALIFFDVRP
- a CDS encoding intercompartmental signaling factor BofC, producing MRSRWTMLTILKMIVSVIFVCVMIIMNQKKVIADSDLHVSDPLKLSIILERVYLDGEMSEEEIVETIWSLEDFWAKYDEWNLIDLQEGKAVFFSSKLMIFFPVLKENGFFGITEEGIFTIFMVNQKMPMLFNLFFKLM
- a CDS encoding YebC/PmpR family DNA-binding transcriptional regulator; this translates as MAGHSKWKNIQRRKNAQDAKRGKVFMKFAKELYVAAKSGGGDPATNAALRLVIDKAKEANMPNDNIQRAINKATGNTDGAHYEEIIYEGYGPGGVAVMVSCLTDNKNRTASNVRLAFSKNSGNLGESGCVSYLFDRKGYLAISREGLDLDEDEMLLQVIEAGGEELETSDEVFEIFTDQESFFTVKENLSQAGFTFVEAEITMVPQTYTKLPEEQAAKMEKMLDMLEDDDDVQDVYHNFEEE
- a CDS encoding spore cortex protein CoxA; amino-acid sequence: MRKWCYSFSLTALVASSLAGCNMNDETAVQDERYTDQTQPIGYYSNENHQQNNSNFFNDNDGPVIDMLDRTLGEDGNNSRTNIRNNLNWFKRDHHYSHADANYHGHLNVDRTKHENAHVRELVNQIEKVTAETDNVKDIHSIAYGDEKVLISVVLFDQAKEKETKKKIKQRVNPFLNGKSIKVVIDEGTLTNTRNSQR
- the nadE gene encoding NAD(+) synthase, which produces MKEAISELVNWLRIKVNEAGAKGAVVGLSGGIDSAVVAHLIKRAFPNHSLGVIMPCKSHSTDQEDAMKVVESSGIDFHLIDLTSAHNILFSEIETKLKAKNEWNEKMVKIGDANTRARLRMTTLYTIANNYGYLVIGTDNAAEWYTGYFTKYGDGGVDLLPLVHFTKGEVKELAKTLHVPESVINKPPSAGLWEGQTDENEMGITYEMIDRYLRGEEIPETDREIIEKLHERSEHKRKIAAIPPKF